ATCGGAGCGCTTCGATCAGGTCGAACACCACGTCGACCAGTAGTGGAGCCAACCCCAGAGATGGTTCATCCATCATGAGGAGTCGGGGCCTCGACATGAGCGCACGGGCGATGGCCAGTTGCTGCGCTTCGCCACCGGACAGGTAGCCGGCCGAGGTGGTCCACTTGTCGCGCAACATCGGAAACCGTTCGCCCATCTCGTCAAGCAGCGCCGGCCGGTCCGCTGAGGGAACGGTTACACCGCCGATCCTGAGGTTCTCCTCCACCGTCAGGTCAACGAAGATCCGCCGGTGCTCGGGTACCAGGGCAAGGCCCGACCTGAGCAGCTTCTCAGGAGGCATTCCGGTGATGTCCTTGCCGTCGAAGGTGACACGACCACCGCTAGGTGCCAAGAGCCCGGCAATGGAGTTCAACAGCGTCGTCTTGCCAGCACCGTTGGGTCCGATGAGGCCTACAACCTCACCGGACCCAACGTGCAGGCTGGCTTCTCTGAGTGCCGAGATCTCACCGTATTTGGTTGTCAGACCCGACACCTCGAGCATGAAGCATCAGCCTCCGATCGTGGCGACCAGCACGTCCTCGCCGTTGACAATCTGGTTGATCGGAACGGCCTTGGGGGGAATGCCGTTGGTGCCGGCATAGGTGATCTCACCGGACAACCCCTGGAACCCCGAGA
The Longimicrobiales bacterium genome window above contains:
- a CDS encoding ABC transporter ATP-binding protein codes for the protein MLEVSGLTTKYGEISALREASLHVGSGEVVGLIGPNGAGKTTLLNSIAGLLAPSGGRVTFDGKDITGMPPEKLLRSGLALVPEHRRIFVDLTVEENLRIGGVTVPSADRPALLDEMGERFPMLRDKWTTSAGYLSGGEAQQLAIARALMSRPRLLMMDEPSLGLAPLLVDVVFDLIEALRSQGRTLLVVEQNATRMLDLADRAYVLRSGEVVAEGTGAELRDNEDLFDTFVGN